The following coding sequences lie in one Apium graveolens cultivar Ventura chromosome 3, ASM990537v1, whole genome shotgun sequence genomic window:
- the LOC141712940 gene encoding potassium transporter 4-like, with protein MPMDATEYRVPSQFSGMSLSRNLMLAYQSLGVVYGDLSTSPLYVYRSTFTGKLHTHQNPDAIFGAFSLIFWTLTLIPLLKYVIIVLSSDDNGEGGTFALYSLLCRHAKFSLLPNQQAADEELSAYKYGPPGQYPSSSPLKRFIEKHRKSRIALLIVVLLGACMVIGDGVLTPVISVLSSVSGLEAASNFTQGEVLLIACVILVSLFALQHAGTHRLAFAFAPIVLIWLVSIFSIGLYNIIHWNPKIVSAISPHYIITFFKETGTDGWISLGGILLSITGTEAMFADLGHFTAMSIRLAFITVVYPCLIVQYMGQAAFLSKNISSIPNSFYDSIPDPVFWPVFIIATLAAIVASQAIITATFSIVKQCHALGCFPRIKVVHTSKHIFGQIYIPEINWILMILTLAVAVGFQDTTLIGNAYGLACMTVMFITTFLMALVIIFVWQRSIFMASAFLIFFWFIEGIYLSSAIIKIPQGGWISLLLSCIFLFVMFVWHYGTRRKYNFDLHNKVSLKWLLGLGPSLGIVRVPGIGLVYSELATGVPAIFSHFVTNLPAFHNVLVFVCVKSVPVPFVSPEERFLIGRICPRPYRMYRCIVRYGYKDIQRDDGNFEDLIIQSIAEFIQMEAVEPQLSSSENTSLDGRMAVISTRTAQSGSSLIVSAQESSSTSNSIKSSKSLTLQSLRSAYVDENPRSKTHQVRFQLPSTPGLNPSVGEELLDLIQAKEAGVAYIMGHSYVKARRSSSFLKKVVIDIGYSFLRKNCRGPSVALNIPHISLIEVGMIYYV; from the exons ATGCCGATGGACGCTACCGAGTATCGTGTTCCTTCtcag TTTTCTGGGATGAGCCTTTCCAGAAATCTAATGTTGGCGTATCAAAGCTTAGGTGTGGTTTATGGAGACTTGAGCACTTCTCCTCTTTATGTGTATAGGAGTACATTTACTGGAAAGCTTCATACACATCAAAATCCAGATGCAATATTTGGTGCATTCTCATTAATCTTTTGGACCCTTACATTGATCCCTTTGCTCAAGTATGTCATCATCGtattaagttctgatgataaTGGTGAAG GTGGGACTTTTGCTCTTTACTCTTTGCTTTGTAGACATGCAAAATTTAGTTTACTTCCCAACCAACAAGCAGCTGATGAGGAGTTGTCTGCATACAAATATGGCCCCCCAGGCCAGTATCCGTCCTCTTCGCCACTcaaaagatttattgaaaaacaTAGAAAGTCACGTATAGCACTTCTTATAGTGGTATTGCTAGGGGCTTGCATGGTTATTGGTGATGGTGTGCTCACTCCTGTTATATCTG TTTTATCATCAGTATCAGGACTTGAAGCTGCCAGCAATTTTACTCAAG GCGAAGTTCTACTTATTGCTTGTGTCATACTGGTTAGCCTATTTGCATTGCAGCACGCTGGTACACATAGGTTAGCTTTTGCATTTGCACCGATTGTTCTTATATGGCTAGTATCAATATTTTCCATTGGGTTATACAACATCATACATTGGAATCCGAAGATTGTCTCTGCAATTTCTCCGCATTATATTATTACCTTCTTTAAAGAGACTGGTACAGATGGGTGGATATCACTTGGAGGAATCCTTCTTTCCATAACAG GTACCGAAGCCATGTTTGCGGATCTTGGTCATTTCACAGCCATGTCAATAAGG CTTGCGTTTATAACTGTTGTATACCCTTGCCTGATTGTTCAATACATGGGCCAGGCGGCTTTTTTGTCTAAAAACATATCTTCTATTCCCAACAGTTTTTATGACTCCATACCTG ATCCTGTATTTTGGCCTGTCTTTATCATCGCAACTCTAGCAGCCATTGTTGCCAGTCAGGCCATCATCACTGCTACCTTCTCTATTGTTAAGCAATGCCATGCTCTTGGTTGCTTTCCCAGGATCAAAGTTGTTCATACCTCAaaacatatttttgggcagaTCTACATTCCAGAAAtaaattggattctgatgatTCTTACTCTTGCTGTAGCTGTCGGGTTCCAAGACACTACACTAATAGGAAATGCATATG GCCTTGCTTGCATGACAGTTATGTTTATCACAACTTTTCTCATGGCACTCGTCATAATATTTGTCTGGCAGAGAAGCATTTTTATGGCTTCAGCCTTCCTTATATTTTTTTGGTTCATCGAGGGTATTTACCTGTCATCCGCCATCATCAAAATCCCTCAGGGAGGATGGATCTCCCTATTGCTTTCATGCATCTTTCTATTTGTCATGTTTGTCTGGCACTATGGAACTCGCAGAAAGTACAACTTCGATCTTCACAACAAAGTGTCTCTAAAATGGCTTCTCGGTCTAGGCCCCAGCCTTGGTATTGTCCGTGTGCCTGGAATAGGACTTGTATACTCAGAATTGGCAACAGGAGTTCCTGCAATATTCTCACACTTTGTGACAAATCTCCCCGCTTTTCACAATGTTTTAGTTTTTGTCTGCGTAAAGTCTGTTCCAGTACCGTTTGTCTCACCCGAAGAACGATTTCTTATTGGCCGTATCTGTCCAAGACCATATCGTATGTATCGGTGCATTGTCAGATATGGTTACAAGGATATCCAGCGAGATGATGGGAACTTTGAAGATTTGATTATACAGAGTATAGCAGAATTTATTCAGATGGAAGCAGTTGAACCACAGCTCTCGAGTTCTGAGAATACATCGCTTGATGGGAGGATGGCAGTTATAAGCACGAGGACAGCTCAATCAGGCTCAAGCTTGATAGTATCTGCCCAAGAGAGTTCCAGTACCAGTAATTCCATCAAGAGCAGCAAATCTTTAACCTTGCAGAGTTTGCGATCTGCTTATGTGGATGAGAACCCACGGTCAAAGACACATCAAGTCAGGTTTCAGCTTCCGTCAACTCCTGGACTAAACCCGTCAGTTGGGGAAGAGCTTCTGGATCTGATACAGGCAAAGGAGGCTGGGGTTGCATATATAATGGGTCATTCTTATGTGAAGGCCAGGAGATCTTCCTCTTTCTTAAAAAAGGTTGTAATTGATATTGGATATTCATTTCTTCGCAAGAATTGCAGAGGGCCATCAGTTGCACTTAATATTCCTCACATCAGCCTTATTGAAGTTGGCATGATATATTATGTCTGA
- the LOC141714724 gene encoding non-specific lipid transfer protein GPI-anchored 30-like, whose translation MALMVFISAQAEQEDRSCINKLVPCLNYLNGTGNPPDDCCDPLKSVIKSNPECVCSLITNQVAKQAKEAGIDFNEAQQLPARCGQRVNPISCLTDSGGSSSGSKKRNERMVLMLATYIYTLLSII comes from the exons ATGGCGCTGATGGTGTTTATTAGCGCACAAGCTGAGCAAGAGGACAGGTCGTGCATAAACAAGCTTGTTCCTTGCCTGAACTATCTCAATGGGACAGGGAATCCACCGGATGATTGCTGTGATCCCTTGAAATCGGTGATAAAGTCGAATCCAGAATGTGTGTGTAGTTTGATAACCAATCAGGTGGCCAAGCAAGCAAAGGAGGCTGGCATTGATTTTAATGAAGCCCAGCAATTGCCTGCTAGATGTGGACAGCGTGTCAATCCCATTTCCTGCCTTACTGATTCAG GTGGATCTTCTTCTGGATCGAaaaagcgaaatgaaagaatgGTGTTGATGCTTGCCACTTATATATATACACTATTGAGCATAATTTAG